One Spiroplasma sp. NBRC 100390 DNA window includes the following coding sequences:
- the ruvX gene encoding Holliday junction resolvase RuvX, translating to MAKYYLGIDLGTKTLGLATSHGVIATSYGVYQFSDHDFLNAAQYLATLIANEKITDIVIGYPKNMNNTIGPRAIMVDEFIALLKPMLSVIIEIHLIDERLTTRQAHQIMLEANLSRQKRKSKKDSLAAQLILETFLQQK from the coding sequence ATGGCTAAATATTATTTAGGAATTGACTTAGGGACAAAAACATTAGGACTTGCCACAAGTCATGGCGTGATCGCAACAAGTTATGGTGTTTATCAATTTTCTGATCATGATTTTTTAAATGCAGCACAATATTTAGCAACCTTAATTGCAAATGAAAAGATTACTGATATTGTAATTGGTTATCCTAAAAATATGAATAATACAATTGGACCACGAGCAATCATGGTGGATGAATTCATTGCTTTATTAAAACCAATGTTAAGTGTTATTATTGAGATTCACTTAATTGATGAACGTTTAACAACACGACAAGCACATCAAATTATGTTAGAAGCTAATTTATCGCGGCAAAAGCGAAAAAGTAAAAAAGATAGTTTAGCAGCACAATTAATTTTAGAAACATTTCTTCAACAAAAATAA
- the alaS gene encoding alanine--tRNA ligase, translating into MTKLTANAIRKMWLDFFRSKDHYELPSVSLIPVDDPSLLWINSGVATLKPYFDGRKTPPAPRLTNSQKSIRTNDIENVGHTARHHTLFEMLGNFSIGDYFKKEAIVYAWEFLTDKKWIGFSPDKLYVTVYKDDQEAYEVWHNVIGLSPERIIKGDKDTNFWEIGEGPCGPNTEIFYDRGEKYDPEHVGIRLLQEDLENDRYLEVWNIVFSQYNNNGDGTYTDLPRKNIDTGAGLERITSIIQETPTNFETDLFMPIIKAVEKLVQGKYHYDQTALFTSDAHQIKINTAFKVIADHLRAVTFAIADGAFPGNKDRGYVIRRLIRRASLYGKKLGLEQPFLYQLVQTVITIMSEYYTYLIEKQPIIEQAVLDEENKFLKTLEQGNKLFNEVKTKYGIISKEHAFRLFESYGFPIELIVEEAHEAGIKVDRTGFEELLANAKEISRTNRKDIKAIHLQSELFTQLDVVSKFVGYEHEQVNNTEIVFMFANDQPVSELTNTTGYLILAETPFYAEKGGQATDRGLILKDNNTAYVLDVQQGPNKQHLHFVRVEGTLKSGDLVNASIDSDRRFYTRKNHSGTHLIHAALREVLGTHVMQTGSYNDDERLRIDITHNQPIIPEEIMAVEASVRKAIRAAIPCEIIYTDMQTALEVHQALAFFTEKYDEEVRIIKFGTYSCELCGGTHVANSQDVEDLLVTGIESKGVGTFRIHAITSNRTIASYLNEQFLKEKTEAINYFEKYNQGKAVLTNQELEQIWNQISNLTVSKENWKLLKQLVNQFKESFKHWQKQYDNVIMQDFVKQYHALPLQEKNGIQVLTYQFPTKVDVNALKVLIDDYKARYSNILIFFVDITDSTQQKLVVGVSDTLHDRYQAGRIIQQLNSLLDGKGGGNNSVAQSGFKNKTIIAELLADPLLFLQQHG; encoded by the coding sequence ATGACAAAACTTACAGCAAATGCGATTCGAAAAATGTGGTTAGATTTTTTTCGGAGTAAAGATCATTACGAATTGCCATCAGTATCATTAATTCCCGTTGATGATCCATCATTATTATGAATTAATTCCGGGGTGGCAACATTAAAACCATATTTTGATGGTCGAAAAACACCGCCAGCACCACGGTTAACAAATTCACAAAAATCAATTCGGACAAATGATATTGAGAATGTAGGACATACGGCCCGTCATCATACGTTATTTGAAATGTTAGGTAACTTTTCAATTGGTGATTATTTTAAAAAGGAAGCAATTGTTTATGCTTGAGAATTTTTAACTGATAAAAAATGAATTGGATTTAGTCCTGACAAATTATATGTTACTGTTTATAAAGATGACCAAGAAGCATATGAGGTTTGACATAATGTTATAGGGTTAAGTCCTGAACGAATTATTAAGGGGGATAAAGATACTAATTTTTGAGAAATTGGAGAAGGGCCATGTGGACCAAATACCGAAATTTTTTATGATCGCGGTGAAAAATATGACCCTGAACATGTTGGGATAAGGTTATTACAAGAAGACCTAGAAAATGATCGTTATTTAGAAGTTTGAAATATTGTTTTTTCTCAATACAATAATAATGGGGATGGAACTTATACCGATTTACCGCGAAAAAACATTGATACGGGGGCTGGATTAGAACGAATTACTTCTATTATTCAAGAAACACCAACTAATTTTGAAACAGATTTATTTATGCCCATTATTAAAGCAGTTGAAAAATTAGTGCAGGGGAAATATCATTATGATCAAACCGCATTGTTTACTAGTGATGCGCATCAAATTAAAATTAATACAGCGTTTAAAGTAATTGCTGATCATTTACGAGCAGTAACATTTGCAATTGCGGATGGTGCTTTTCCGGGTAACAAGGATCGTGGTTATGTTATTCGTCGGTTAATTCGTCGTGCTAGTCTATATGGAAAAAAATTAGGATTAGAACAACCATTTTTATACCAATTAGTACAAACAGTAATTACCATTATGAGTGAATATTATACTTATTTAATTGAGAAACAACCAATTATTGAACAAGCTGTTTTAGATGAAGAAAATAAATTTTTAAAAACATTAGAACAAGGGAACAAATTATTTAACGAAGTTAAAACAAAGTATGGAATAATTTCAAAAGAACATGCCTTTCGCTTATTTGAAAGTTACGGTTTTCCAATTGAATTAATTGTTGAAGAAGCTCACGAGGCAGGAATAAAAGTTGACCGAACTGGTTTTGAAGAATTATTAGCAAATGCAAAAGAAATTTCACGAACCAATCGTAAAGATATTAAAGCAATTCATTTACAAAGTGAACTTTTTACGCAGTTAGATGTTGTTAGTAAATTTGTTGGTTATGAACATGAACAAGTTAATAATACAGAAATTGTTTTTATGTTCGCAAATGATCAGCCAGTTTCTGAATTAACAAATACAACGGGATATCTTATTTTAGCAGAAACACCTTTTTATGCAGAAAAGGGTGGGCAAGCAACCGACCGTGGTTTAATCTTAAAAGATAATAACACTGCTTATGTCTTAGATGTACAACAAGGACCAAATAAACAACACTTGCATTTTGTAAGAGTGGAAGGAACTTTAAAAAGTGGTGATTTAGTAAATGCTTCAATTGATAGTGATCGTCGATTTTATACGCGTAAAAACCATTCTGGAACGCATCTAATTCATGCAGCATTACGAGAAGTATTAGGAACCCATGTTATGCAAACTGGTTCTTATAATGATGATGAACGATTGCGAATTGATATTACCCATAATCAACCAATTATTCCTGAAGAAATTATGGCTGTTGAAGCGTCCGTAAGAAAAGCTATTCGTGCGGCAATTCCTTGTGAAATAATTTATACTGATATGCAAACAGCACTAGAAGTACATCAAGCATTAGCTTTCTTTACTGAAAAATATGATGAAGAAGTACGAATTATTAAATTTGGAACTTATTCATGTGAGCTTTGTGGAGGAACGCATGTTGCTAATTCACAAGATGTCGAAGATTTATTAGTAACTGGAATTGAATCAAAAGGGGTAGGAACCTTTCGAATTCATGCCATTACATCAAATAGAACAATTGCTAGTTATTTAAATGAACAATTTCTAAAAGAAAAAACAGAGGCAATTAATTATTTTGAAAAATATAATCAAGGAAAAGCAGTTTTAACTAATCAAGAGTTAGAGCAAATTTGAAACCAAATTAGTAATTTAACTGTTTCAAAAGAAAACTGAAAATTATTAAAACAATTAGTAAATCAATTTAAAGAGAGTTTTAAACATTGACAAAAACAATATGATAATGTTATTATGCAAGATTTTGTGAAGCAATATCATGCTTTACCATTGCAAGAAAAAAATGGCATTCAAGTTTTGACTTATCAATTTCCAACAAAAGTTGATGTTAATGCTTTGAAAGTATTAATTGATGATTATAAAGCACGGTATTCTAATATTTTAATTTTTTTTGTTGATATTACTGATTCAACCCAACAAAAATTAGTGGTTGGTGTTAGTGATACTTTACATGATCGTTACCAAGCGGGACGTATTATTCAACAACTAAATTCATTACTTGATGGCAAGGGGGGAGGAAACAACAGCGTGGCACAAAGTGGTTTCAAAAATAAAACTATTATTGCAGAATTGCTGGCCGACCCACTGTTGTTTTTACAACAACATGGCTAA
- the scm1 gene encoding motility-associated protein Scm1, with amino-acid sequence MTIKSWLKFSSIWFLAGIVIIMAGAVVPTLNQQVGALKEEIIKSLSVNGLTPNPLESLKGDSAYNILNFLLSYGSFQAIFSLDGFGLFKFWVIDLYIFVPILSVFAVGTAIFVVVLLTNATAAHWKWNARLLVGKILTIGGGITLYVALFLGLFLVAIADNSNFVNGQEKNWYNLTNGGLVTWTNNVQYQPNVFSVLGLSINQTGLSTFLAQAPGVLQVGAVFIIFIAPIAVAILTVGLAIRIAIELLLPSSSSHRGGLGASFVQWLGYINISSRRELRKRLGSNIGMILLMIGFLVVMIFPAFTSTTHYVTANWVILGIAIVLMIISFIPLYFMLFCLARLQEFSYNLLMFIQMLTWLVIGLIWQILMWTEFTQYFQYPAVVPVIMLFFFINILLVSFYLLVRGYRK; translated from the coding sequence ATGACAATAAAGTCTTGGCTAAAATTTAGTAGCATATGATTTTTAGCAGGAATTGTAATTATTATGGCCGGAGCAGTTGTTCCAACTTTAAACCAACAGGTAGGTGCGTTAAAAGAAGAAATTATTAAATCATTAAGTGTTAATGGTTTGACACCCAATCCTTTAGAAAGTTTAAAAGGTGATAGTGCTTATAATATTTTAAATTTTTTATTATCATATGGATCATTTCAAGCAATTTTTAGTTTGGATGGTTTTGGTCTTTTTAAATTTTGAGTAATTGATTTATATATTTTTGTTCCTATTTTAAGTGTGTTTGCTGTTGGGACAGCAATTTTTGTTGTTGTTTTACTAACAAATGCAACTGCTGCGCATTGAAAATGGAATGCTCGCTTGTTAGTTGGAAAAATTTTAACAATAGGAGGAGGGATTACATTATATGTTGCTTTATTCCTAGGGTTATTTTTAGTTGCAATTGCTGATAATTCAAATTTTGTTAATGGACAAGAAAAAAATTGATATAATTTAACAAACGGTGGTTTAGTAACATGAACTAATAATGTTCAGTATCAACCAAATGTTTTTTCCGTGTTAGGATTAAGTATTAATCAAACTGGTTTAAGTACCTTCTTAGCACAAGCGCCTGGAGTTTTACAAGTTGGGGCGGTTTTCATTATTTTCATTGCCCCAATTGCGGTTGCAATCTTAACGGTTGGTTTAGCAATTCGGATTGCAATTGAATTATTATTACCATCGTCATCAAGCCATCGTGGTGGTCTTGGAGCAAGTTTTGTCCAATGATTAGGATATATTAATATTTCTTCTCGTCGTGAATTACGTAAACGATTAGGAAGCAATATTGGGATGATTTTATTAATGATTGGTTTTCTTGTTGTTATGATTTTTCCAGCCTTTACTTCAACAACTCATTATGTGACAGCCAATTGAGTTATTTTAGGAATTGCGATTGTGTTAATGATTATTAGTTTTATTCCGCTTTATTTTATGCTCTTTTGTTTAGCTCGTTTACAAGAATTTTCTTATAATTTACTAATGTTTATACAAATGTTGACATGATTAGTGATTGGTTTAATTTGACAAATTTTAATGTGAACTGAGTTTACACAATATTTTCAATATCCAGCAGTGGTACCAGTTATTATGCTTTTCTTCTTTATTAACATTCTATTAGTTTCATTTTATTTACTAGTTCGTGGTTATCGAAAATAA